In Methanosarcina siciliae T4/M, one genomic interval encodes:
- a CDS encoding polysaccharide pyruvyl transferase family protein has protein sequence MSENPTFILAGNGPYDNRGCEAIVRGTTKILRHYYKDPSFLCVSFFQNKEQFEKQCKEEYDPAIIHEKANKRQSKFDPNWLLRLPFRTAYPELYKNWIYKEMIPYIENSTSVLSIGGDNYSLDYGIPRLFTYLDDVVLERKKPLVIWGASVGPFEKIPEYEQYMKNHLREVTGIFAREPATMEYLDKIGIKNNVYKVADPAFLMDAIEPPSDKKIEVEENSIGINLSPLMAKYFIDGNMESWINTANKIVEEITNITDNKIYLIPHVTTPISNDYLFLKEVKERAKTSREKIILLPPTYNASETKWIISKMRLFAGARTHSTIAALSSCVPTLSFAYSIKAKGINKDIFGHEDYCLNPEKLTPETVAKKIESMLDEGKDIRSELRAAIPKIENEALLAGETLMKITG, from the coding sequence ATGAGCGAAAATCCGACTTTTATATTAGCAGGAAATGGTCCATATGACAACAGAGGCTGTGAAGCAATTGTAAGAGGAACCACAAAGATACTGAGGCATTACTATAAGGACCCTTCATTTTTGTGTGTAAGCTTTTTCCAAAATAAGGAGCAATTTGAGAAACAATGTAAGGAAGAATATGATCCGGCAATAATTCATGAAAAAGCTAATAAACGCCAAAGTAAGTTTGACCCGAACTGGCTTCTTAGGTTACCATTCAGAACGGCTTATCCCGAACTGTATAAAAACTGGATCTATAAAGAAATGATTCCATACATAGAAAATTCAACCTCAGTATTATCTATCGGTGGAGATAATTACTCTTTAGATTATGGAATTCCCAGATTATTTACATATTTGGACGATGTTGTATTGGAACGTAAAAAACCATTAGTAATCTGGGGCGCCTCAGTAGGACCTTTTGAAAAAATACCTGAATATGAACAATATATGAAAAACCACCTTCGAGAAGTAACAGGAATTTTTGCAAGAGAGCCAGCAACAATGGAATATTTAGACAAAATTGGAATAAAAAACAATGTGTATAAAGTTGCAGATCCAGCATTTTTAATGGATGCGATAGAACCTCCGTCTGACAAAAAAATTGAGGTTGAAGAGAACTCCATCGGAATAAATCTAAGTCCTTTAATGGCAAAATATTTCATCGATGGAAATATGGAATCATGGATAAACACAGCAAATAAGATTGTAGAGGAAATTACTAACATAACTGACAATAAAATATATTTGATTCCACATGTTACTACTCCAATTTCAAATGATTATTTGTTTTTAAAAGAAGTCAAGGAAAGAGCAAAAACTTCGAGAGAGAAAATAATTTTACTTCCACCAACATATAATGCTTCAGAAACAAAGTGGATAATTAGCAAGATGAGACTTTTTGCGGGGGCAAGGACTCACTCAACAATTGCTGCTCTTTCTTCTTGTGTTCCAACATTAAGTTTTGCTTATAGTATTAAAGCAAAAGGAATTAATAAAGATATATTCGGGCATGAAGATTATTGTTTGAACCCTGAAAAACTAACTCCGGAAACTGTGGCTAAAAAAATAGAATCAATGTTGGATGAGGGGAAAGATATAAGATCCGAATTGAGAGCAGCCATCCCAAAGATAGAAAATGAAGCCCTTTTAGCTGGTGAAACTCTAATGAAAATCACAGGTTAA
- a CDS encoding glycosyltransferase family 2 protein codes for MPLVSVIIPLYNKEPYISHSLNSVLGQSFQNFEIVVIDDGSTDKSAEVVKGFTDPRIRLIKQENAGVSAARNKGIEESKADLIAFLDADDEWTPSFLETVLRLREKYPEAGAYATSYNILKNGDLKPARYNAVPPAPWEGLLQSYFLTVATGEHPVCSSAVCIPKKIFSKVGIFQIGAWWGEDDDLWGRIALKYPIAFSREIGAIYHKEATNRACNLRSQIEEHPFVKTAKNAINKGEVRKEIQDDLTECISKYQILSAIRNIKSGNRQLAKKELKKCGTKLFAFEKTFWYCITFIPYKISSYMIDTAVEFKKYSQYSKNIFKIR; via the coding sequence ATGCCACTTGTCTCGGTTATTATTCCATTATACAACAAAGAACCTTACATCTCCCACTCACTAAATTCAGTCCTCGGCCAATCCTTCCAAAACTTTGAAATAGTTGTCATAGATGATGGCTCAACAGACAAAAGTGCCGAAGTAGTCAAAGGTTTCACAGATCCCCGGATTCGGTTGATAAAACAAGAAAACGCAGGGGTGTCTGCAGCAAGGAATAAAGGGATTGAAGAGTCAAAAGCGGATTTAATTGCTTTTTTAGATGCAGATGACGAGTGGACTCCAAGTTTTCTGGAAACAGTATTAAGGCTGAGAGAAAAATATCCAGAGGCTGGAGCTTATGCAACGTCATATAATATTTTAAAAAATGGGGATCTAAAACCCGCGAGATATAATGCAGTCCCGCCAGCTCCATGGGAAGGACTACTCCAGAGTTATTTTTTGACAGTTGCCACAGGAGAACATCCAGTTTGTTCATCTGCTGTATGCATCCCAAAAAAAATATTTTCAAAAGTAGGAATATTTCAGATTGGGGCATGGTGGGGTGAAGATGATGATTTATGGGGAAGAATCGCCCTGAAATATCCTATTGCATTTAGCCGTGAAATAGGAGCTATATATCACAAAGAAGCTACAAATAGAGCCTGCAATTTACGTTCTCAAATAGAAGAGCATCCTTTTGTAAAAACGGCAAAAAATGCTATTAACAAAGGAGAAGTTCGGAAAGAAATACAAGATGATTTAACTGAATGTATTTCAAAATACCAGATACTTTCTGCAATACGCAATATAAAAAGCGGAAATCGGCAATTGGCAAAAAAAGAGTTAAAAAAATGCGGGACAAAGCTATTCGCGTTTGAAAAAACATTTTGGTATTGTATTACATTTATACCTTACAAAATTTCATCTTACATGATAGATACAGCCGTCGAATTCAAGAAATACTCACAATACTCAAAGAATATTTTTAAAATTAGATAA
- a CDS encoding Coenzyme F420 hydrogenase/dehydrogenase, beta subunit C-terminal domain, producing MKPNVIDEVVKNNLCVGCGTCAGICPQKILRIQDNEYGEYIPSEVQVCDSHCGLCLEVCPFGNNENETQIGAKIYGSIEGMKYLPETGYYLDSYVGYSNEFRQSSASGGMATWILTKLLKENIVDYVICPTPQKNPEKLFSFEILSDENSIKAASGSAYYPVEISEVIQKIQEIPGRYAITGLPCFIKALRLAAQKNRKLRERIAFTIGLVCGQMKSKNYTKYIAALSGSINSNEIISVHYRGKSSEKTANDYYYQFINEDGSQHKIFWSEGVSEAWLNRWLTPNACNYCDDVFAELADITFMDAWLPEYSKDSMGTNLVLARSPEVLNIIQKGIEKAEINVSKISVAKVIQSQAGVIELKRKQLSYRLYLAEQKGQKVPEKRVSASKEIGILKKREIKLKEIMQEESKQHFLDNCQNQPVDVKTFRTRMNPCIRQIYQLKLLRKFTFPMQAVKKILK from the coding sequence TTGAAGCCAAATGTGATCGATGAGGTAGTAAAAAATAATCTCTGCGTAGGCTGTGGAACCTGTGCAGGAATATGCCCCCAAAAAATCCTGAGAATCCAGGATAATGAATATGGAGAATATATCCCATCTGAAGTTCAGGTATGTGACTCCCATTGCGGTTTATGCCTGGAAGTTTGCCCATTTGGTAACAATGAAAACGAAACGCAAATCGGAGCAAAAATTTACGGAAGCATAGAAGGAATGAAGTATCTACCTGAAACAGGATATTACCTCGATTCCTATGTAGGATATTCAAATGAATTCAGGCAGAGCAGTGCTTCGGGTGGTATGGCAACCTGGATTCTTACAAAGTTATTGAAAGAAAATATTGTAGACTATGTAATCTGCCCGACTCCCCAAAAAAATCCAGAGAAACTATTCAGTTTTGAAATTTTGAGCGATGAAAACTCTATAAAGGCTGCTTCGGGGTCTGCATATTACCCTGTTGAAATATCTGAAGTAATACAGAAAATCCAGGAAATACCAGGTCGCTATGCTATTACTGGTTTACCTTGCTTTATAAAAGCTCTAAGACTCGCTGCTCAGAAGAACAGAAAGCTAAGAGAAAGGATTGCCTTCACAATAGGTCTTGTTTGTGGTCAAATGAAGAGCAAAAATTATACAAAATATATTGCAGCGCTCTCAGGCAGTATAAATTCAAATGAAATTATAAGTGTTCATTATCGAGGAAAAAGTTCTGAAAAAACTGCAAACGATTATTATTATCAATTCATAAACGAAGATGGCTCACAACATAAGATATTCTGGAGTGAAGGAGTGTCTGAAGCCTGGCTCAATAGATGGTTGACACCCAATGCTTGCAATTATTGTGATGATGTGTTTGCGGAACTTGCAGATATAACTTTTATGGATGCCTGGCTTCCGGAATATTCCAAAGATAGTATGGGTACAAACCTTGTGCTTGCGAGGTCACCTGAAGTTCTTAATATTATCCAGAAAGGAATAGAAAAAGCGGAAATTAATGTCAGTAAAATTTCAGTTGCAAAAGTGATACAGAGCCAAGCGGGAGTCATCGAACTTAAAAGGAAACAGCTTTCTTATCGTTTGTACCTAGCCGAGCAAAAAGGGCAAAAAGTTCCTGAAAAGAGAGTGAGTGCCAGTAAGGAAATAGGAATCCTAAAAAAAAGAGAAATTAAGTTAAAAGAAATAATGCAGGAAGAAAGTAAACAACATTTCTTAGATAATTGTCAGAATCAACCCGTGGATGTAAAAACTTTCAGGACAAGGATGAATCCATGTATTAGACAGATTTATCAGCTCAAATTACTTAGAAAGTTTACATTTCCTATGCAAGCAGTTAAAAAAATACTCAAGTAG